A single Vigna radiata var. radiata cultivar VC1973A chromosome 8, Vradiata_ver6, whole genome shotgun sequence DNA region contains:
- the LOC106770369 gene encoding zinc finger protein ZAT11-like, with the protein MKRQREESVDLANCLVLLSHPTEIKPHKLFRPEEFECRTCNRKFSSFQALGGHRSSHKAPKQDLKEEEKILRLGNETKKHECSICGQKFSLGQALGGHMKRHRIALNEGFSSINQSLVKVPILKRSNTTRVMCLDLNLTPLQNDLKLLFGDKAPRVDSFV; encoded by the coding sequence ATGAAGAGACAGAGAGAAGAGAGCGTAGATTTGGCAAATTGTCTAGTGCTACTCTCCCATCCCACAGAAATCAAACCCCACAAACTTTTCCGTCCTGAGGAATTTGAGTGCAGAACCTGCAACCGTAAGTTTTCTTCGTTTCAAGCTCTTGGCGGCCACAGGTCCAGCCACAAAGCGCCCAAGCAAGActtgaaagaagaggaaaaaattcTGAGATTGGGAAATGAGACCAAAAAGCACGAGTGCTCCATTTGTGGTCAAAAATTCTCTCTGGGTCAGGCACTGGGAGGACACATGAAAAGGCACAGAATTGCCCTAAACGAAGGGTTTTCTTCAATAAATCAGTCTCTGGTAAAGGTCCCGATTCTGAAAAGGTCGAATACTACGAGGGTTATGTGCTTGGACTTGAACTTGACCCCTCTGCAGAATGATTTGAAGCTATTGTTTGGCGATAAAGCACCCAGAGTTGATTCCTTCGTCTGA